A genomic stretch from Schistosoma haematobium chromosome 4, whole genome shotgun sequence includes:
- the PRSS56_1 gene encoding Serine protease 56 (EggNog:ENOG410VE9T~COG:E~MEROPS:MER0004765) produces the protein MNEITSCSQPLVYFNQSGIIKSHAQYGMMNYTSNLYCEYIIKAPMNYKIIIRIEELDLEETNSCIFDYLLITDEYYTNVYTYCGYQVKASHSIEMNSSQVYIIFGTDDANHGHGFLLKYETVKNEALKSNNFYSCGLTFQLNEDVEYTDNKMESRIIGGELSRPGQWPWMVSVRENNQFRCGASLISSQWLLTAAHCFPKDVNLNNWIVHIGDFYLDWIDSEEILMNISSIFIHPNYHLRKLYDYDYALIKTASSIQYTSKRLPICILNSTLININELDRCYVAGWGSSEDSPISNELRHLYIPLLNLTVCNQTEAYQGKLTETMICAGYIRGGKDSCQGDSGSPLMCQLHNTTDHVWYQIGIVSFGKSCAAAGTPGIYSNLTFVNNWISSIIQSYE, from the exons atgaatgaaataacat CTTGTTCACAACCTCTAGTCTATTtcaatcaatcaggtataattAAATCACATGCTCAATATGGAATGATGAATTATACATCAAATTTATATTGTGAATATATAATAAAAGCACCaatgaattataaaattatcattCGAATAGAAGAACTTGATTTAGAAGAAACGAATAG TTGTATATTTGACTACTTATTAATTACAGATGAGTATTATACAAATGTATATACTTATTGTGGTTATCAAGTGAAAGCATCTCATTCAATTGAAATGAATAGTTCACAAGTCTACATAATATTTGGTACAGATGATGCTAATCATGGACACGGTTTCTTACTCAAATATGAAACAGTCAAAAATGAAGCATTGAAATCGAACAACTTTTATTCATGTGGATTAACATTCCAATTAAATGAGGATGTTgaatatactgataataaaatgGAGAGTAGAATTATCGGTGGAGAACTATCTAGACCAGGTCAATGGCCATGGATGGTATCAGTAAGAGAGAATAATCAATTTCGATGTGGTGCCAGTTTAATTAGTAGTCAATGGTTATTAACAGCAGCTCATTGTTTTCCAAA AGATGTAAATCTAAACAATTGGATAGTACATATTGGTGATTTTTATTTAGATTGGATTGATAGTGAAGAGATACTAatgaatataagtagtatattcattcatCCAAATTATCATCTACGTAAATTATACGATTATGATTATGCATTAATAAAAACTGCTTCATCAATTCAATATACTTCAAAACGATTACCAATATGTATATTGAATTCAACATTGATAAATATTAATGAACTGGATCGTTGTTATGTTGCAGGATGGGGAAGTTCAGAAG ACTCaccaatatcaaatgaattacgTCATCTTTATATCCCATTACTTAATTTAACGGTATGTAATCAAACGGAAGCATATCAAGGAAAATTAACTGAAACAATGATTTGTGCTGGATATATTAGAGGTGGTAAAGACTCATGTCAAGGTGATAGTGGTAGTCCATTAATGTGTCAATTACATAATACAACTGATCATGTATGGTATCAAATAGGAATTGTATCATTTGGGAAATCATGTGCTG
- the PRSS56_1 gene encoding Serine protease 56, variant 2 (EggNog:ENOG410VE9T~COG:E~MEROPS:MER0004765) — MSSHGGGVVHEIERTKSEYPALLPACSQPLVYFNQSGIIKSHAQYGMMNYTSNLYCEYIIKAPMNYKIIIRIEELDLEETNSCIFDYLLITDEYYTNVYTYCGYQVKASHSIEMNSSQVYIIFGTDDANHGHGFLLKYETVKNEALKSNNFYSCGLTFQLNEDVEYTDNKMESRIIGGELSRPGQWPWMVSVRENNQFRCGASLISSQWLLTAAHCFPKDVNLNNWIVHIGDFYLDWIDSEEILMNISSIFIHPNYHLRKLYDYDYALIKTASSIQYTSKRLPICILNSTLININELDRCYVAGWGSSEDSPISNELRHLYIPLLNLTVCNQTEAYQGKLTETMICAGYIRGGKDSCQGDSGSPLMCQLHNTTDHVWYQIGIVSFGKSCAGKLTITNLLLKKEYQCIMLTMCNKNELDKLFS, encoded by the exons atgtcttctcatggcgggggtgttgttcacgaaattgagaggacgaaaagcgaatatccggcgcttttgccag CTTGTTCACAACCTCTAGTCTATTtcaatcaatcaggtataattAAATCACATGCTCAATATGGAATGATGAATTATACATCAAATTTATATTGTGAATATATAATAAAAGCACCaatgaattataaaattatcattCGAATAGAAGAACTTGATTTAGAAGAAACGAATAG TTGTATATTTGACTACTTATTAATTACAGATGAGTATTATACAAATGTATATACTTATTGTGGTTATCAAGTGAAAGCATCTCATTCAATTGAAATGAATAGTTCACAAGTCTACATAATATTTGGTACAGATGATGCTAATCATGGACACGGTTTCTTACTCAAATATGAAACAGTCAAAAATGAAGCATTGAAATCGAACAACTTTTATTCATGTGGATTAACATTCCAATTAAATGAGGATGTTgaatatactgataataaaatgGAGAGTAGAATTATCGGTGGAGAACTATCTAGACCAGGTCAATGGCCATGGATGGTATCAGTAAGAGAGAATAATCAATTTCGATGTGGTGCCAGTTTAATTAGTAGTCAATGGTTATTAACAGCAGCTCATTGTTTTCCAAA AGATGTAAATCTAAACAATTGGATAGTACATATTGGTGATTTTTATTTAGATTGGATTGATAGTGAAGAGATACTAatgaatataagtagtatattcattcatCCAAATTATCATCTACGTAAATTATACGATTATGATTATGCATTAATAAAAACTGCTTCATCAATTCAATATACTTCAAAACGATTACCAATATGTATATTGAATTCAACATTGATAAATATTAATGAACTGGATCGTTGTTATGTTGCAGGATGGGGAAGTTCAGAAG ACTCaccaatatcaaatgaattacgTCATCTTTATATCCCATTACTTAATTTAACGGTATGTAATCAAACGGAAGCATATCAAGGAAAATTAACTGAAACAATGATTTGTGCTGGATATATTAGAGGTGGTAAAGACTCATGTCAAGGTGATAGTGGTAGTCCATTAATGTGTCAATTACATAATACAACTGATCATGTATGGTATCAAATAGGAATTGTATCATTTGGGAAATCATGTGCTGGTAAGTTGACAATCACTAATCTTCTACTCAAAAAGGAGTACCAATGTATTATGTTAACTATGTGTAATAAGAATGAACTTGATAAATTATTCAGTTAG